The nucleotide sequence ACGGGGCCCGAAGAGGTGGATCTGACGGGGACCGGGCAGATGTTCGGGTCGCCCCTGTACATGTCGCCCGAGCAGATGGCCCGGGCGAAGTCGGCCGATGCACGGGCCGACATCTGGGCCATCGGCGGCATCCTGTACGAGCTCCTGACCGCGCGTTCGCCATTCTTCGCGGCGAACGTGATGGAGGTGGTCACGCGTGTCCTGCAGGAGGAGCCGGTCCCTCCGACGCAGCTTCGCCCGGACCTGCCGCCGGCCGTCGATGCGGTGATCTGGCGTTGCCTGCGCAAGCAGCCGGCGGACCGATATACGAGCGTCGAGGAGCTCGCCGTCGCGCTGCGTGGCATCCTGGGCATGGCCGGCGAAGCGGGGTTCGGCGGGGCCATGCCGCTGCCCGCGCGTCCGGTCATGCCGTCGAGCCCGGGCGGGGTGTCCACGAGCGGAATCCCCGCGATATCGGCTCCCGTAGTGCACGGCGCGCCGAGCGACGCGACGACCTCTGCGTGGGAAAAGACGGGGACGAAAGGCACACCCGGAGGCGCGAGGTGGCCCGTGTGGGCCGGGGCGGCGACCCTGGCGATTGCGTTGCTCCTCGGCCTCGCGTGGTTCGGCCTCCGCGGCTCTTCCAGCATCGAAGAGACGCCCGCCGCCGCAACGTCCATCGGCGCGGCGACGGCGAGCGCCCCGGTCATCGTCGACCCGGCGCCGTTGCCCCCGGCCACGACCTCCGCCGTGGCGCCGGCCGCGCCCGAGCCGACCGTCTCGCCGGAATCGCCGCCGCCGAGCCTTCCTCCGACCGTCTCCGCCCCCGCGGCCCCCGCGAAGGGCCCCGTGGCTCCGCGGCCTCCGGCGACCAGCGCGCCGAATCGCGGCCCATCGAAGCAGAGCCGGCATGAATCCCTGTTTTGAGCGCCCTCCCGCCCGGGGCCCTCGTCGAGGCGCGAATGCGTGAACGAATCATCGGCTTCGTATCGCTCTTGATCCCCCTCCTCGTCGCGGGGCCTGCCGCCGGCCAGCCCAGGCCTTCGGACAAGGTGCGTGAAGCGAAGGCGCTCTACGATACGGCGCTCGAGGAGTTCGACGGGGGGCGATACGAGAGCGCCTGTCCCAAGCTCGAGACGGTGACGCGCCTCGTGCCGGAGGCCCTCGGCGCCAAGCTGACGCTCGCGAGTTGTTACGAGGGCTGGGGGCGGCTCGCGAGCGCGTGGGCCGAATACAACCGAGCCGCCGATCTCGCGGCGGCGACGAAGCAGGGCGAACGCGAGCGGAAGGCGCTTCGAAGCGCGGCCGCGCTGGGGCCGAGGCTCGCGCGATTGCGCGTGGTGCTCCCTGCGTCCATGGTCGCCACGCCGGGCTTCGAGGTTCGTATCGATGGCGCCCTCGTGACCCCGAAGGAGGGGACTGTGAGCCTCCCGCTCGACGCAGGGAGCCATGTTCTCGAATTCACGGCCCCAGGGTTCGAGGGGGAGCGGCGCACCGTGATGATGAAGGACGGCGAAGAAACGCGGGTGAAAGGCGTGCACCTCTCGCGTGCGTTCACACCTTCGCCCCCGGCGGAGCCCCCGCCCGTGAATCCCCAGAAACCCTCGGGTCCGGTGCCTGCCGCGGTGAACAGCGAGCAGAACAGCGGAGCCGAGGGGCGGGGCGCGCCGGCGTGGGCCTGGGCCGTGGGAGGCGTGGGGATCGCGGCGCTCGGCGTGGGTATCGGGTTCGTCGTGGATTGGGCGGACGCGCAAGGTGAGCTGGAAGCGCGTTGCCCGGGGCGCACGTGCGAGCTCGGAGAGGATTCCCTCGCGAGCCTGACGAGCATGGGTGATCGCTGGAACCGCAGCCTCGGCGTGGGCGTGGGTCTCGGGGCGCTCGGGTTCGGCTGCGTCGTCGCGGCCTCCGTCGCGCTCGTGTCGAACAAGCGGCAGAAGGACGCGTCGATGATCATGCCGATCGCGGGGCCCAAGATGGGAGGAGTCGTATGGCGCGGGCTTTTCTGAATCGGAATGCGGGGCCCATGGCCTTCGTAGCGGCGTGTCTGCTCGCCGGATGTGTCACGTTCGAGGTGAACCCACCGCCCGAGGGCGTCGGCGGCACCGGCGGCGTGGGGGGCGCTGGGGGCGCGGGCGGCGCGGGCGGCGCGGGCGGCGCGGGCGGCGCGGGCGGCGCGGGCGGTGGTGCCCCGGCATTACCTTACTGTACCGGGGGCTCGACCTGGGTGATGGCGGCCGGGGAGCTCTACCTCGGGGACATGACGCTCGACGGGACGCCGGACCCGACCTCCGGGTGGAAACAATATGGGTTCGACCTCGATGGCCGGCAATCCACGAAGGTATCGACGGACCTCTGCAAGCCCACGGCGGGCGGCTCGCCAGCCTGGGTATATCCCGACGGCGACGACGGCATCGACAACTCGTTCGGAAAAAACGTGCTGCCGGTTCTTTTCGGCCTCTCCTCGGACGCATCGACGCAAATCAACGCGTCCATCATGAATGGGAAGTTCACGGTGCTCGTCGCGATCGACCATTTCTCGCCGGGGAAGAGCTGCAGGACATCGGCGAAGCTCTACCTGGCGAGCGAGCGCGGCGCTCCGCCGAACTTCAATGGGTCCGACGTCTGGCCTCTCGACCCCGAGTTCCTGGTCTCCGCCATGAACGTGTATCCGGAAGTCGAGATCGTGGGCACGAAGTTGCGGAGCGTGACGGGCGGGAGCTTCGATCTCAGGATCCCATGGACGGATATGTCGTCGATGGTGTTTCCCCTCCGTCAGGCGCGCCTCGAGATCGATTTTGCCCCGAACTATCAGAGCGCCACCTGCATGCTCGGCGGGGTCATGGAGCGCGAAGAATACAGCTATGAAATGTCGAAGATGGCGCCGTATCTCGACGAATCGTTCTGCGATCCTCTCTCCCCCACGTTGCAGGCCATCCTGAACATGGTCCGTCAAGCTTCGGATATGCCGATCAGCGGGGTCCACGACCCCGCGGTCGAGTGTGACGCGATTTCGATCGGCATGGCCTTCCGGATGACGCTCGCGCTCCTCGGCGGCATCAGCATCCCGGCGCCTCCACCGCCGGATCCGTGCGTCACCTCGGGGTGCACCGAGTCCTGCGCCGAGCTGACGCAGGGGTCATCGATCCCGAGCTGTGCGACGTCTGCTGGTATGGATGCACAGGCTCGCTACGATGCACTCTGGGCTTGTAGCTGCTTGGCAGGGGGCGCGTGCCTGTCCGCGTGCACGAGCAGCCTCTGCGTGGGAGCGGACCCATCGGCGAGCTGCAGCACCTGCATCGTCAATACCGCCGAGCCATCGGGTTGCTCGGGCGCTTATATCTCCTGCGCCGTCGACTGAGACGCGCGGCCGTGCCCGCAGGATCGTCTGCACGCTGGCCGATGGCCGCTCCCTGCCGCGCAGGATCGTCCGTACGCTGGCCGATGGCCGCTCCCCGCCGCGCAGGATCGTCCGTAGGCTGGCCGATGGCAGACTTCCGCCGCGCAGGATCCTCCGTACGCTGGCCGATGGCCGCTCCCTGCCGCGCAGGATCGTCCGTAGGCTGGCCGATGGCAGACTTCCGCCGCGCAGGATCGTCCGTAGGCTGGCCTCTGGACGATCCTGGAGCTCAGCCGTTCTTCGAGGGCTCGCTCTTCTTCCGGTTGGGCGCGACGTCGTAGAAGAAGGCCCGCACGTACGACGTCTGGCGGGGGAACCGATCGAGCAGCCGCTTCTCCAGCTTGTAGAGCGCGTCCGAGCCAGCGGCGATCGCGACCTTGACCGCGCTCGCGCGTGTCGCCGCGTCGACGCCGGCCGTGTCCCGGTCCGTGAAGTTCTGCTGCTGCCGCGTCGCGCGCCCCGTCAGGTCGACCTCCATCTCGGCCTTGCCCGGGAAGTTCGGGACCTGCCCGAACTTGCCGACGGCCTTGAGCACCAGGCCCGGCTCCTTCGCCCGCTCGGCCTGCGTGATGTCACTGACGTCGGACCCGAAGACATGATCGGCGCCGTCCTCCATCGCCGATCCCTTGAGCTCGACCTTCATGCGCGCCTTGGCCCGGCTGACGCCCCGGTCGAGAATGGCGTCGCCGAGCTGAACCCGCGCCTGCCGGGCCTGCACGACGAGGAGCAGATGTGAGGTCGCCTCGCGATCGGCCTCGAAGAGGAGCGCGAAGAGCGGCTTCAGGTTGTCCCGCTCGATCGCGAAGAACTCACGGTCCTCCGCGCTGCGGTCGACGTCGAGCTCGACGGCGGCGTCGAGCGCGCCGATCGTGGTGGAGAGGGCGGCCAGCATCGTCTCGGCCGTCGCGTCGGGCGGGGCAATCATGGCGGCGGAGCCTAGAAGAAACGTAAGGGCCGGATCAAGAAAAATGAGGAAAGCGGGGCCAGGCGAGCGCCACCGCGCTCAGCCCCCGGGCTGATAGAGGGCGCGCGCGAGCCGATCGATCTCGGCGTTGATGGCGCCGATCCGATCCTGCCGCGCCCGTACATCGCTCTCGCGGGCTTCGAGCCAGGCGGCGAGGTCGAGGAGGCCCTTTTCCGTGGCCGGGATGGCGTCGATGTCTTGCCGATCCTGGAGAGGGCCCGGCAGCGAGGCGAGGACACGCGCGAGCACCTCCGCCACCGCCGCCTTTTCCTTCACGCCCTCTCCGATCTCCCCGACGACGGCGCGGCCGATACGCAGCTTGTCCCCGTCGGCCTTCACGCGGACGAGGTCCTCGCGCTGGAATGCCTCGTCGATCCGGAAGAGGCCCGCGGCCATGGCGCGGAGGAGCGTGAGGTGCCGGGTCCGCGGGTGCTCGCGCCGATATCGTTCGAGCAAGGAATGGACCGGGATCTCGATACGTGATCCGAGCCGATACCCCTCCGCCTCGAGGGCCACGAGCTCGTCCCAGAGCCGATGCCGTTCCCGCGCGAGCTCCACGAAAGGCGCCTGCTCCGCGGGGGGGATGTGCTTGACGGGGATGGCCTTGATGTCCTCGGGGTAGACGTGCTCCTTCATGGAGCGCTTGTTCGCGCTGAGCCAGGCTTGAATGGGCTCGCTGAGGGCGAGCGCGCACAAGTACCACGCGGAGAAGTCGCGCGAGAGGTCGGGGGCGTAACGTCCGGCCTCTTTCAACTCCTTGCGGGCATCGGTGAGGGCCCGGTTGGTCACGCCTTCTAGCTCGGACCATCGAACCGCTGTCCGTACAGAATCGGAAACGACGAGATATTCGTCCGCCATGCCCTCGTCCACCGCGACGCCCGTGAACGTGCCGAACATGATCTTCGTGCGGTTGTAGAGCTCCGGGAACGTCGGTCGACTCACGCGTGAAGGGCAACGCGTATGTTCGCCGTACTCGAGCCAGCGCGTCTTCCCGATACCCCCGCGGAGCACCTCGCGCGAGCCGACATATCGTCGTGCATGGACGACATCTTGCACATCGGACACCAGCTCGTCGCGGCCGAAAGCTCGGTGGCGGATGCGCTTTCCCCTCGCCCCGAGATCCTCCACCACCTCCTCACGAAAGCACGCCGGGTCGTACGTGGCGGGGACCTGGATCACCTGGCCATCGGACAGCCTCTCGGACGAATGAAGGACCATGCCCTTGGTCACGTAACAAATCTCGTCCCACCGCACGGTATCCGTGAGATCGAGCCGAGCCTCCGCGCGCTTGTTGAAGAGACGGTCGGGATCCGCGTCGGCCTGGACCAGACGATCGAGCGGCTCCTTCTGGATCTCGCGGATCTCGCCACCGCTACGCACCGCGTGCGCCGTCGAGCGGGCCACCTCGTGTCCCTCTTCGGGGGTGCCTCGCGAGAAGGAGAAGACGATGTTGTTCTGCCATGCGGCGTCATCGAAGAGCTTCAGGTCCTCGGCGAAGAGCACCTCGTGCACGGTCGCCTCGCGCGCGAGCAGCTCGCGGAGCTTCGAGGCATAAGGCGCCGTGGCGAGCGACTCGATCGTGACGAGGCAGGCCCGCGCGTCGTCGCCATCGGCGAGCAGCCGGTGGTATTGCTCGACGAAAGGCACGTAGAGGTCCCATTTCAGGTGCCGCGTCGAGAACCAGGCCTGCTCCTGCACCTTCGCGCGATAAGCGAGGTACATCGGCGCCTCCTCGTCCGCGCGCACGTAGGGCGGGTTGCCGACCAGAAAATCGAAGCCCTGGGCAAAAGGCCCGCTCCGCGCCTTGGCGAGCTCCACCGCGGCCTCCTCGCGATCGGCGAGCGCGAACGCGGCGCCGGGGACGAGCGCCAGATCCTCGTTCACGAGCAGCGCGTCCGCCGAGTAAATCGAGAACCGCTCGACGACGAACGAGAGCCCCTCCTCCTGCGCCTGGCGGATGAGGTCGAGGACCTGAATCAGGAGGTTGGTTTCGGCGAGGTAACAAGCGAAGGGATTGACGTCGATGCCCAGGATGGACGTCTGCACCTCGCGCAGCGCCGTCTCCACGTGCGCCGTGGGGATCTTCCCGTCCGTCCCGCGGTAGCGCCCGAGGAGCCGTCGCGCCGCCTCGACGAGGAAGCTGCCAGAGCCGCAGGCGAGATCGGCGATGCGACGACCGATGATCTTCCCCCCCTCGTAGCCCACCATGTCGAGCATCAGGTTCACGAGCGAGCGCCGCGTGTAATACCTGCCCTGCTCGTGTTTCCCCTCGACGAGGTACCGGCCGTACACGGTGCCGATGATGTCGGTGTCGATGCGCTCCAGGTTGAACGCGTTGAGCATGCAGAGCGCCCGCAGGAGGATCTTGTCATCCATCCGGTACCAATCGAAGACGCGCGACGCACCGTAGAAGTGTGTGTACACGTTCTGCGCGCACTCGTAGGCCATACGCGTGAGGTAATCGTACGAGCGGCCGGAGGCATAATCGAGGTACCGCGCGGACTCCTTGTGCCAGGAGAGGAGCGCGCCGTCCGAGAGCTTGCGCTTGAAGAGGCCCTTGTCCTCGCAGATGCGGACGAGAAGGAGCCGGATGATGTACACGTAAGCTGTCTGGCGGGAGAACTCGGCCCGCAAGAGGTCTTCCGTGGCACCCACCATGACGCTGGAGGAGACACGCTCCCGCCAGGCGCCGAAGGCGTTCGCGGCCTGGATGCTCCCGCGGTGCTGCTCTTCAAGGTCGGCGCGCTGGCGCTCGACGGCGATGACCTCGTTGCAGAAGGCATGAATGCCCTGCTCGAAGTCCTCGAGGACCGTCTTGCGGTGCGCCTCGATCGCCCCTTTCGACACGCCGCCGACCGCGCGCTCGCCTTCGTCGAACATCTGCCGCTGCGAGCCCTTCCCCGCCTCGGGAGGCCGCACGCACGCCGAGAGCTTCTTGCGGCATTGCGCCGCTAGCTTACGCACCTCCCCCCACCGAGACGCGCCCCGCCACAGCGAGAGCGGCTCCAGGACTTCACGCGCGAAGGCGTCCTCTGCGATGTCGAACTTCGATCGCTTCAGGGCGATCCCCGCCCAGAGCGCCTCGACCTTCGCCTCCGCGAACTCCTTCCGCGACGCTTCGACGTACGTCGCATGCCGCGCGAGCGCGTCGTCGAGCTGGTGGCGCACGTCCTCCGCGAAGTCGTCGATGAGCACGCGGATCACGTCGACGAGGGTGTCGGCAGCCCCAGCCACGTCGATCGCCACGGCACGCCATGCCTCTTCGAGATAGGCGTCGATGTCGTCTTGCAGCACGGCCGGATCGCACGTCGCGGCCAACCGTTCATTGAGCTTCGCGACCCAGGCCGGAGACATCGGGGGCATCCGGAGCATCTCGCGCGAATCGACGTCCGCGTCCGAGAAGGCGGCCCGGGAGAAGCGCGACCACAAGGCATAAAGCGCGCCCTTCCAGGGCTCGGGCGGGTGCGGGTCGGAGCTCTTCGCGTAATGCAAGGACAGGCCCCGCAAATCGAGATGAAGGAGCCGGGAGTCCCCATCCGCCCCGAGCTGCCACGCCTCCAGGACCCAGCCATTGCAGAGCATTCCCGTTCGCCCATGCACGGCCCCCGAACGCACGTAACGCCGAAGCTGATCGAAGGGTGACTCGTCGCCGGGCGCCCCCCCCGTTCTTGCATGGAGGTCACGCACGCTCGTCGACTTGTCCTCGATGACGAAGACGGGCGCGTCCACGAAGTCTCGCGCATACACGCTGAAATCAGGGACGTTCCGGCGCTTGGTCGTCCCGAGCGGGCGGTTGTACGCATAGTCGGCCTGCGTGTACCCGAGCGCGCCGAGCAGATCTCGCACGAGCTGGTCGACGACCGGCGCCTCGTCCCCGTCGGTCGCGCCCTCGGCCTCGCGACTCGCGAGGTATTCATGGAGCGCGACCGCCCGACCCGCGTGCCGGATCCAAGGCCGGGTGAGGAGGTCACGGAGCGCCGTGAGGAACTGTACGAACGCGTCTTGGCTCTTCTGCCGTCGCGCGAGGCGCCCCTTCAGAAACGTCGCTGCTTGCTGCATGTGGTGCTCCGCCAAACGGCGGCGACGCTAATGCAGCACGGAGCCCCGGTCAACACCTGTGCACAGGGCCGAGGCTCCACGCCTCCAAGCCGACGCGCCCCCTCACACACACGACATCCCGCCGTCCGCGACCAGGTTCACCCCGTAGCAATAACTCGAGTCGTCCGACGCCAGGAAAAGCGCGAGCTTCGCCATTTCCTCGTTCGTGCCGATGCGCCGGGCCGGGATCATCTGCGCGTAGTGAGCATGCAGCGCGGCCGCCTGGCCCGGGGCCATCTGCTCGCTCACCGCGTGCATCAAGCGGTTGTCGACGCCGCCCGGCACCAGCGCATTGACCCGGATGTTCAAGGGCGCGAGCTCGATCATCGCCGTCCGCGCCAGCGCGAGCAGCGCGGCCTTGCTCGCGGCATACGCGGCGATCCCCGGAAACGACACCAGCGCCGAGAGCGACGACGTCACCACGATG is from Polyangium spumosum and encodes:
- a CDS encoding serine/threonine-protein kinase; the encoded protein is MAVPVAPGDILLGKYRVERVLGRGGMGVVVAARHVELGELYAIKFLLPNWAGDPVLRERFLREARAAARLRSEHVARVHDVGRMEGDVPYMVMEHLEGRDLKAVLREGGPLPVDQAVTYMVHVCDAMAEAHAAGIVHRDLKPANLFLTRRANGSPCVKVLDFGISKQTGPEEVDLTGTGQMFGSPLYMSPEQMARAKSADARADIWAIGGILYELLTARSPFFAANVMEVVTRVLQEEPVPPTQLRPDLPPAVDAVIWRCLRKQPADRYTSVEELAVALRGILGMAGEAGFGGAMPLPARPVMPSSPGGVSTSGIPAISAPVVHGAPSDATTSAWEKTGTKGTPGGARWPVWAGAATLAIALLLGLAWFGLRGSSSIEETPAAATSIGAATASAPVIVDPAPLPPATTSAVAPAAPEPTVSPESPPPSLPPTVSAPAAPAKGPVAPRPPATSAPNRGPSKQSRHESLF
- a CDS encoding HsdM family class I SAM-dependent methyltransferase, producing the protein MQQAATFLKGRLARRQKSQDAFVQFLTALRDLLTRPWIRHAGRAVALHEYLASREAEGATDGDEAPVVDQLVRDLLGALGYTQADYAYNRPLGTTKRRNVPDFSVYARDFVDAPVFVIEDKSTSVRDLHARTGGAPGDESPFDQLRRYVRSGAVHGRTGMLCNGWVLEAWQLGADGDSRLLHLDLRGLSLHYAKSSDPHPPEPWKGALYALWSRFSRAAFSDADVDSREMLRMPPMSPAWVAKLNERLAATCDPAVLQDDIDAYLEEAWRAVAIDVAGAADTLVDVIRVLIDDFAEDVRHQLDDALARHATYVEASRKEFAEAKVEALWAGIALKRSKFDIAEDAFAREVLEPLSLWRGASRWGEVRKLAAQCRKKLSACVRPPEAGKGSQRQMFDEGERAVGGVSKGAIEAHRKTVLEDFEQGIHAFCNEVIAVERQRADLEEQHRGSIQAANAFGAWRERVSSSVMVGATEDLLRAEFSRQTAYVYIIRLLLVRICEDKGLFKRKLSDGALLSWHKESARYLDYASGRSYDYLTRMAYECAQNVYTHFYGASRVFDWYRMDDKILLRALCMLNAFNLERIDTDIIGTVYGRYLVEGKHEQGRYYTRRSLVNLMLDMVGYEGGKIIGRRIADLACGSGSFLVEAARRLLGRYRGTDGKIPTAHVETALREVQTSILGIDVNPFACYLAETNLLIQVLDLIRQAQEEGLSFVVERFSIYSADALLVNEDLALVPGAAFALADREEAAVELAKARSGPFAQGFDFLVGNPPYVRADEEAPMYLAYRAKVQEQAWFSTRHLKWDLYVPFVEQYHRLLADGDDARACLVTIESLATAPYASKLRELLAREATVHEVLFAEDLKLFDDAAWQNNIVFSFSRGTPEEGHEVARSTAHAVRSGGEIREIQKEPLDRLVQADADPDRLFNKRAEARLDLTDTVRWDEICYVTKGMVLHSSERLSDGQVIQVPATYDPACFREEVVEDLGARGKRIRHRAFGRDELVSDVQDVVHARRYVGSREVLRGGIGKTRWLEYGEHTRCPSRVSRPTFPELYNRTKIMFGTFTGVAVDEGMADEYLVVSDSVRTAVRWSELEGVTNRALTDARKELKEAGRYAPDLSRDFSAWYLCALALSEPIQAWLSANKRSMKEHVYPEDIKAIPVKHIPPAEQAPFVELARERHRLWDELVALEAEGYRLGSRIEIPVHSLLERYRREHPRTRHLTLLRAMAAGLFRIDEAFQREDLVRVKADGDKLRIGRAVVGEIGEGVKEKAAVAEVLARVLASLPGPLQDRQDIDAIPATEKGLLDLAAWLEARESDVRARQDRIGAINAEIDRLARALYQPGG